In one Acetobacter sp. genomic region, the following are encoded:
- a CDS encoding hemolysin family protein has translation MSDTDHSNGLNGSQKTRKGLFSLFNRKKEHGVRHSIAALVQEAADAGEGGDEAPELDRQERALIANVLRLRETSADDVMVPRADIVAMPADISLDDALAMMRRENHSRMPVYRGQLDDIVGMIHVKDLIAYVGTSEAFNLETLLRQPLMIAPQMPVLDLLLMMRQRQVHLALVIDEYGGIDGLVTIEDLIETIVGDISDEHDEPTVALITERPDGSFDVDARCPMEQFEEQIGPILTESERESEIETIGGLVFRLAGHVPTRGEVLNHENGFVFRVLDADARHIRKVRVRRPVEEKTIAEKTTAS, from the coding sequence ATGAGTGACACGGACCATTCAAACGGCCTGAACGGATCACAGAAAACCCGTAAGGGGCTGTTTTCCCTGTTCAACCGGAAGAAAGAGCACGGTGTCCGTCACTCCATCGCGGCACTCGTGCAGGAAGCCGCTGATGCGGGTGAAGGTGGCGACGAAGCACCTGAACTGGACCGTCAGGAACGGGCGCTGATCGCCAATGTGCTGCGCCTGCGTGAAACCAGCGCGGATGACGTCATGGTGCCGCGTGCGGATATCGTGGCGATGCCAGCCGATATCAGCCTCGACGACGCACTGGCGATGATGCGGCGTGAGAATCACTCACGCATGCCGGTCTATCGCGGGCAGCTCGACGATATTGTCGGCATGATCCATGTGAAGGATCTCATCGCCTATGTTGGAACCAGCGAGGCGTTCAATCTGGAAACTCTGCTGCGTCAGCCGCTGATGATCGCTCCGCAGATGCCGGTGCTTGATCTGCTGCTGATGATGCGGCAGCGGCAGGTGCATCTGGCGCTTGTGATCGACGAATATGGCGGAATCGATGGCCTCGTCACCATTGAGGATCTCATTGAAACCATCGTTGGCGACATCTCGGATGAACATGACGAACCCACCGTCGCACTGATCACCGAGCGTCCGGACGGATCTTTCGACGTGGATGCCCGCTGTCCGATGGAGCAGTTTGAGGAACAGATCGGGCCGATCCTGACAGAGTCCGAGCGTGAATCTGAAATTGAAACCATTGGCGGGCTGGTATTCCGTCTTGCCGGGCATGTTCCCACGCGCGGCGAAGTCCTCAATCACGAAAATGGTTTTGTATTTCGTGTTCTGGACGCAGATGCCCGCCATATCCGCAAGGTGCGCGTGCGCCGACCGGTTGAAGAAAAAACGATCGCCGAAAAAACCACAGCGTCCTGA
- the ybeY gene encoding rRNA maturation RNase YbeY has translation MEPPSTDSRALRSVADDEPSPFGAGLFPFPPTQWEDDTGTDGTGPEIIVEDTGWRAVVPHVERLVRRASDASLVWMERRFSGVALVLPETIVLSSDRVVKALNARHRGRNKPTNVLTFEPPPGYPGGEIILALGVVCREAHAARKPVAHHLAHLIAHGVLHLSGHDHHEAGDARRMEMEEARVLAMMGLPNPWKSRT, from the coding sequence ATGGAACCGCCAAGTACTGACAGCCGCGCTCTCCGGAGCGTGGCAGACGATGAGCCCTCCCCTTTCGGGGCCGGGCTCTTCCCCTTCCCTCCCACCCAGTGGGAGGACGACACCGGAACAGACGGCACTGGTCCCGAGATCATTGTCGAGGACACGGGCTGGCGGGCGGTCGTCCCCCATGTCGAGCGTCTGGTGAGACGCGCCAGCGACGCCAGTCTCGTCTGGATGGAGCGGCGTTTTTCCGGAGTGGCGCTTGTGCTGCCGGAGACGATCGTCCTGTCCTCGGACAGGGTCGTGAAGGCGCTGAACGCACGTCATCGCGGACGGAACAAGCCGACCAATGTCCTCACATTCGAGCCGCCACCCGGCTATCCCGGCGGTGAGATCATTCTGGCGCTCGGCGTTGTCTGCCGGGAAGCTCATGCTGCCAGAAAGCCTGTGGCGCACCATCTGGCGCACCTGATTGCGCATGGCGTGCTTCATCTCAGCGGCCATGATCACCATGAAGCTGGCGATGCACGACGCATGGAGATGGAAGAGGCCCGTGTTCTGGCGATGATGGGTCTCCCCAATCCGTGGAAATCCCGGACATGA
- a CDS encoding PhoH family protein, which translates to MSRTTTLQFGDNALLAQLVGDHDRHLRHMAEALGVRIACKGNRIAIVGEPGRTALAHSALTTLYRKLERGTPINTDEIDAAIRLSDIHAALRDQVPGQAPEAATEVETKPHNGPRLMINDLPAIRTRRGAIEPRSPGQAAYMEMLARNEMVFGVGPAGTGKTYLAVAQAVAMLQSGQVDRIILSRPAVEAGERLGFLPGDLKEKIDPYLRPLYDALHDMMPGDQVTRRMATGDIEVAPLAFMRGRTLAHAYVILDEAQNTTPAQMKMFLTRMGNGTRMVVTGDLSQVDLPSGTTSGLQDALDTLEGVQGIAVNRFDARDVVRHRLVARIVDAYDDKKTVEREPSRNNRFRREHNGTAKY; encoded by the coding sequence ATGTCGCGCACGACAACCCTGCAATTCGGAGATAACGCCCTGCTGGCGCAACTTGTCGGAGACCATGACCGGCACCTGCGTCACATGGCGGAAGCTCTGGGAGTACGCATCGCCTGCAAGGGCAACCGGATTGCGATTGTTGGAGAACCGGGCCGCACGGCGCTGGCTCATTCCGCGCTGACAACGCTTTACCGCAAGCTGGAGCGTGGCACGCCGATCAACACGGATGAGATCGACGCCGCCATTCGCCTTTCCGACATTCACGCCGCCCTGCGTGATCAGGTTCCCGGTCAGGCGCCGGAAGCCGCCACCGAAGTCGAGACAAAGCCGCACAACGGCCCACGGTTGATGATCAATGATCTCCCGGCCATCCGGACCCGCCGGGGTGCGATCGAGCCGCGCTCCCCGGGACAGGCAGCCTATATGGAAATGCTGGCCCGCAACGAGATGGTGTTCGGCGTCGGTCCCGCAGGAACCGGCAAGACCTATCTCGCGGTCGCGCAGGCGGTCGCCATGTTGCAGTCGGGTCAGGTGGACCGGATCATCCTGTCGCGCCCCGCTGTGGAGGCTGGCGAGCGGCTGGGCTTTCTTCCCGGTGACCTGAAAGAAAAGATCGACCCCTATCTGCGCCCGCTCTACGACGCGCTGCATGACATGATGCCGGGCGATCAGGTGACACGGCGCATGGCGACCGGCGACATCGAGGTTGCGCCCCTCGCCTTCATGCGTGGCCGCACACTGGCCCATGCCTATGTGATTCTCGACGAAGCGCAGAACACCACACCCGCACAGATGAAGATGTTTCTGACCCGTATGGGCAACGGCACGCGGATGGTCGTCACGGGTGATCTCAGTCAGGTCGATCTGCCGTCGGGCACGACTTCCGGCCTGCAGGATGCGCTCGATACGCTGGAAGGCGTGCAGGGTATTGCCGTCAATCGCTTTGACGCGAGAGACGTTGTGCGGCACAGACTGGTCGCGCGCATTGTTGATGCGTATGATGACAAGAAGACGGTGGAACGGGAGCCCTCCCGCAACAACAGATTCCGCCGGGAGCACAATGGAACCGCCAAGTACTGA
- the miaB gene encoding tRNA (N6-isopentenyl adenosine(37)-C2)-methylthiotransferase MiaB, producing the protein MITWGCQMNVYDSARMTDVLRPLGYAPVDDPAQADMIILNTCHIRDRAAEKVFSELGRLRHIKEERSTEGRQTVLAVAGCVAQAEGEQILKRAPYVDIVLGPQTYHRLPEMVARAARAGGSVIDTDFPAEQKFDFLPESEAPQTAGNVTAFLTVQEGCDKFCSFCVVPYTRGAEASRSVVSVLAEARRMVASGVRELTLLGQNVNAYHGEGPDGGAWSLARLAYALAEIPGLERIRYMTSHPRDMGDDLIMAHRDLPALMPFLHLPVQSGSDKILKAMNRGHTAYEYRRLVDRLRAVRPDLALSSDFIVGHPGETDEDFEATMQLIRDVGFALAYSFKYSIRPGTPAAGAPLQVAEAIKDERLQALQALLREQQDSFNEAVVDIIAPVLFTGRGRKPGQMVGRSPWLQPVHVDGPDDLVGRVLPVLITQRLSNSLVGTLVEECMPA; encoded by the coding sequence ATGATCACATGGGGCTGCCAGATGAACGTGTATGACAGCGCCCGCATGACCGATGTCCTGCGCCCGCTGGGCTATGCGCCGGTGGATGATCCCGCGCAGGCGGACATGATCATTCTCAATACCTGCCATATCCGTGACCGCGCCGCGGAGAAGGTGTTTTCCGAACTGGGTCGGCTGCGGCACATCAAGGAAGAACGCAGCACGGAAGGCCGCCAGACCGTCCTCGCCGTGGCGGGCTGTGTCGCTCAGGCTGAAGGCGAGCAGATTCTCAAGCGCGCGCCTTATGTGGACATCGTGCTCGGGCCGCAGACCTATCATCGCCTGCCGGAGATGGTGGCCCGCGCCGCCCGCGCCGGTGGCTCCGTGATCGATACGGATTTCCCCGCCGAGCAGAAGTTCGACTTTCTTCCCGAAAGTGAAGCGCCGCAGACCGCAGGCAATGTCACCGCGTTCCTCACGGTGCAGGAAGGCTGCGACAAGTTCTGCTCGTTCTGCGTGGTGCCTTACACCCGTGGCGCGGAAGCCAGCCGCTCCGTCGTCTCCGTTCTGGCGGAAGCCCGGCGCATGGTCGCCAGCGGCGTGCGCGAACTGACCCTGCTCGGGCAGAACGTCAACGCCTATCATGGCGAGGGTCCGGACGGCGGCGCATGGAGCCTCGCCCGACTGGCCTATGCTCTGGCTGAGATTCCGGGGCTGGAGCGTATCCGCTACATGACCTCGCATCCGCGCGACATGGGCGATGACCTGATCATGGCTCATCGTGATCTGCCCGCTCTGATGCCCTTCCTGCATCTGCCCGTACAGTCCGGCTCGGACAAGATTCTCAAGGCGATGAACCGGGGCCATACGGCGTACGAATATCGCCGCCTCGTGGATCGTCTGCGGGCCGTGCGTCCGGATCTGGCCCTGTCCTCCGATTTCATCGTGGGGCATCCGGGTGAAACCGACGAGGATTTCGAAGCGACCATGCAGCTTATCCGCGATGTCGGGTTCGCTCTGGCCTACTCGTTCAAATATTCGATCCGGCCGGGAACTCCGGCGGCTGGCGCGCCGTTGCAGGTAGCGGAGGCCATCAAGGACGAGCGTCTTCAGGCATTGCAGGCACTGCTGCGCGAACAACAGGATTCCTTCAACGAAGCTGTTGTCGATATCATCGCGCCCGTGCTGTTCACAGGTCGGGGCCGCAAGCCGGGCCAGATGGTCGGCCGGTCCCCATGGCTTCAACCGGTTCATGTCGATGGACCGGATGATCTGGTCGGCAGGGTTCTGCCCGTGCTGATCACGCAACGACTCAGCAATTCGCTGGTCGGAACGCTTGTCGAGGAGTGTATGCCCGCTTGA
- a CDS encoding lysophospholipid acyltransferase family protein translates to MRASAKSSPSPSHLKRRGPPFRIDAEELDRIDAKERKQARRSLFQRVRGVSKLLAIFIWVPLSVGFEAFLLIVPGNAKIRWTRVIWGGLCRLLALKINVIGRKAGGVTGPESRARGERPIIYISNHSSWIDVPVLGTILPSVFVAKGDIEHWPVMGLISKIGRTIFVSRQRNTTGRERDQMTSRLAGGDNLVLFPEGTSSDGSRVLPFMSAFFAIAKPPRLRESDSAEMMPDFPPGMSPLIQPISLVYDRLDGFRVGKARRTVFSWYGDMDLGPHVWQLVKRKSMRATVLLHTPLDPDDFPSRKALAQATWHAVMEGAARLRQNDEPDAPEWQVRLKGPANASRKRENKRFS, encoded by the coding sequence ATGCGCGCATCCGCTAAATCCTCCCCTTCCCCGTCCCATCTGAAGAGACGCGGCCCCCCATTCCGGATCGACGCCGAGGAACTTGACCGGATAGACGCGAAAGAGCGGAAGCAGGCCAGGCGCAGTCTTTTCCAGCGTGTCCGGGGAGTGAGCAAGCTCCTCGCCATCTTCATCTGGGTGCCGTTGTCCGTCGGGTTCGAGGCGTTCCTGCTCATCGTTCCCGGCAACGCCAAAATCCGCTGGACGCGGGTGATCTGGGGGGGGCTGTGCCGTCTTCTGGCCCTGAAGATCAATGTCATCGGACGCAAGGCGGGCGGTGTCACGGGACCGGAATCCCGCGCGCGCGGAGAGCGGCCGATCATCTATATCTCGAATCATTCGAGCTGGATCGACGTGCCGGTCCTCGGCACCATTCTGCCTTCCGTGTTCGTCGCCAAGGGTGACATTGAGCACTGGCCTGTCATGGGCCTGATCTCGAAGATCGGACGCACCATTTTCGTCAGCCGCCAGCGCAATACGACAGGCCGCGAGCGCGATCAGATGACATCCCGGCTCGCGGGCGGTGACAATCTGGTGCTGTTTCCGGAGGGCACGTCCTCCGATGGATCACGCGTTCTGCCGTTCATGTCGGCCTTTTTCGCCATAGCGAAGCCTCCACGATTGCGGGAGTCTGATTCTGCGGAAATGATGCCCGACTTCCCTCCCGGCATGTCGCCGCTGATTCAGCCCATCTCTCTGGTCTATGACAGACTCGATGGCTTCCGTGTGGGCAAGGCGCGTCGGACTGTCTTTTCCTGGTATGGCGACATGGATCTCGGCCCGCACGTCTGGCAACTGGTGAAGCGGAAATCCATGCGCGCCACCGTGCTGCTGCACACGCCTCTCGACCCCGATGATTTCCCGAGTCGCAAGGCGCTGGCGCAGGCGACGTGGCACGCCGTGATGGAAGGAGCCGCCCGTCTCCGCCAGAATGACGAGCCCGATGCCCCGGAATGGCAGGTCCGGCTCAAGGGCCCAGCCAACGCATCACGGAAGCGTGAAAATAAAAGGTTTTCTTGA